The Pseudomonadota bacterium genome window below encodes:
- a CDS encoding FAD-dependent oxidoreductase → MHSGKQRVAILGGGIGGLTAAWELQKTGSYEVTVYQMGWRLGGKCATGRDAANGYRLEEHGIHGFLGSYYNALEMLNEVFEELAALPDNAGFLTSLDEAFDLQNAVAMWDFNRAAWEHWSLELPINSYRYSQAGDLAKFEHRLEAMLKILGVLAAKMQQSAEGNAGGDHKTLLAKLVQELEQHADVASHPALAKWLVGLLEKCWRPLAKLLSAGELLEEHSDLRHLFVILDLGLATLSGLFQDRIPERGFDAIDDENFAEWLGRHGAHPMTLSSPLTLNTIALSYQFPQGDTSIAPQMSAASYLDWNLRQFAYLGAFGMLFAAGTGETVIAPLYWALRSRGVEFKFFHKVEELKLAPDKKSVAEIDLGIQAHVLQGEYDPLIGPIKGLRCWPNRPNFAQLKEGDALAGGSELPGGGYDLESYWSRWENPAQQTLKCGEDFDQVVLAISIGALPYLCRELLEDTSNAPECEDPKGRTRWQAMVDEVPTVQTQAMQLWFDSALPELGLPSLPGNNVWIAGTYVNPLGGQVDFSHLLNVEDWPADSGPKGLLYICGTMPDAGIPDFNDHHFPAAQHDRVRYQCIQYLGAATGPLLANATVNAVQGAADPVGLDLSLLHAADPNAAPRGARRFETQFWRANIDPTERYVTSPPGSAKYRLRADATGYHNLTIAGDWIYTGLNVGSVEGTVMGGRLASNALCGLPKKGDIHGYDPFGLET, encoded by the coding sequence ATGCACTCAGGCAAACAGCGGGTCGCCATTTTAGGTGGAGGCATCGGAGGGCTGACCGCAGCGTGGGAGCTGCAGAAGACCGGCAGCTACGAAGTCACCGTTTATCAGATGGGCTGGCGGCTGGGCGGCAAGTGCGCCACCGGGCGAGATGCGGCCAACGGGTATCGTCTGGAGGAACACGGCATCCACGGTTTCCTCGGCAGCTACTACAACGCGCTGGAGATGCTCAATGAGGTTTTCGAGGAGCTGGCGGCGCTCCCCGACAACGCCGGCTTTCTCACCAGCCTGGACGAGGCGTTCGACCTGCAGAACGCCGTAGCGATGTGGGACTTCAACCGCGCCGCCTGGGAACACTGGTCATTGGAATTGCCCATAAACAGCTATCGCTATTCACAGGCAGGCGATCTGGCCAAGTTTGAGCATCGCCTCGAGGCCATGCTGAAGATTCTGGGGGTTCTGGCGGCAAAGATGCAGCAGTCCGCTGAAGGCAACGCCGGCGGCGATCACAAGACCCTGCTGGCCAAGCTGGTGCAGGAGCTGGAACAACATGCCGACGTTGCCTCACACCCAGCGCTGGCCAAGTGGCTGGTAGGGCTACTCGAGAAGTGCTGGCGCCCGCTGGCGAAACTGCTGAGCGCTGGTGAGCTGCTTGAAGAACACAGCGACCTCCGACACCTGTTTGTGATCCTGGATCTTGGCCTTGCTACGCTCAGCGGGCTGTTTCAGGATCGCATTCCCGAACGCGGCTTCGACGCAATCGACGACGAAAACTTCGCCGAATGGCTGGGCCGTCATGGCGCCCATCCGATGACGCTGAGCAGCCCGCTGACCCTCAACACCATTGCCCTGTCCTATCAGTTCCCGCAGGGGGACACGTCGATTGCACCGCAGATGAGTGCGGCTTCCTACCTCGACTGGAATCTCCGCCAGTTCGCCTATCTGGGGGCGTTTGGGATGCTGTTCGCGGCCGGAACCGGCGAGACGGTCATCGCACCGCTCTACTGGGCGCTGCGGTCCCGGGGCGTTGAGTTCAAGTTTTTTCACAAGGTTGAGGAGCTGAAACTGGCGCCGGACAAAAAATCGGTGGCTGAGATCGATCTCGGCATCCAGGCTCACGTGCTGCAAGGCGAATACGACCCGCTGATCGGTCCGATTAAGGGACTAAGGTGCTGGCCCAACCGTCCCAACTTCGCGCAGCTGAAGGAAGGAGATGCGCTCGCCGGGGGAAGCGAGCTGCCGGGAGGTGGCTACGACCTGGAGTCCTACTGGTCACGCTGGGAGAACCCGGCGCAGCAAACGCTGAAGTGCGGCGAAGACTTTGATCAGGTGGTGCTCGCGATATCTATCGGCGCTCTGCCGTACCTCTGCCGGGAGCTGCTCGAAGACACGAGCAACGCTCCCGAGTGTGAGGACCCCAAGGGGCGGACACGCTGGCAGGCCATGGTGGACGAGGTGCCGACCGTGCAAACGCAGGCTATGCAGCTGTGGTTTGACAGCGCGCTGCCGGAGCTGGGCCTGCCGTCTCTGCCCGGAAACAACGTGTGGATTGCTGGAACTTACGTAAATCCCCTCGGTGGCCAGGTTGACTTCAGCCATCTGCTCAACGTCGAGGACTGGCCGGCTGACTCGGGGCCAAAAGGACTGCTGTACATCTGCGGCACCATGCCCGACGCCGGCATTCCCGACTTCAACGACCATCACTTTCCCGCAGCGCAGCACGATCGCGTCCGCTATCAGTGTATCCAGTACCTTGGGGCCGCCACCGGCCCGCTCCTCGCAAATGCCACCGTCAACGCTGTGCAGGGCGCGGCCGACCCAGTCGGCCTGGATCTAAGCCTGCTGCATGCCGCGGACCCGAACGCTGCGCCACGCGGAGCCAGGCGCTTCGAGACCCAGTTCTGGCGCGCCAACATCGATCCGACGGAACGCTATGTCACCAGCCCGCCTGGCAGCGCCAAGTATCGGCTGAGGGCTGACGCGACGGGATATCACAACCTGACCATCGCCGGTGATTGGATCTACACCGGCCTGAACGTCGGCAGCGTGGAGGGCACGGTCATGGGCGGCCGGCTGGCCTCCAACGCGCTCTGCGGATTGCCAAAGAAAGGCGACATTCATGGCTACGATCCGTTTGGACTGGAAACGTAG
- a CDS encoding DUF1428 domain-containing protein, with translation MAYADGYVIPVPTANKAAYLEVAELAAAVFKDHGAISVVENWGDDVPEGKVTSFPLSVQCEPNETVVFSWITWPSRAARDAGLKSAMEDPRMAEMGPGAMPFDGKRMIFGGFETILDR, from the coding sequence ATGGCTTACGCTGACGGTTACGTCATTCCTGTCCCCACCGCCAACAAGGCGGCCTATCTGGAGGTTGCCGAGCTGGCGGCTGCGGTCTTTAAGGATCACGGCGCCATCTCGGTCGTGGAAAACTGGGGCGACGATGTCCCGGAAGGCAAAGTCACCTCGTTCCCGTTGTCGGTTCAGTGTGAGCCCAACGAGACGGTGGTGTTTTCCTGGATCACCTGGCCCTCTCGGGCCGCGCGCGACGCGGGTCTGAAGTCCGCCATGGAAGATCCGCGGATGGCCGAAATGGGCCCGGGCGCCATGCCGTTTGACGGCAAGCGCATGATCTTCGGCGGGTTCGAAACCATCTTGGACCGTTGA
- a CDS encoding RraA family protein, which translates to MIDSLTAFSQLNACDLADVLPRSQVLDRAIAPLLPTMPRILGPAYTVHCPAGDNLMMHAAIYAAQPGSIIVARSEDGLSAMVGGNVCAMAQQRGIVGLVIDGVVRDLGEIRELGFPVYARGLCPKPAAKKQPGPVTPTVDCGGVDISPGDLVLADEEGVVALPKNEAAQLLQEAQEKADRAAATPLADWAAKHQQVIAKAMGDG; encoded by the coding sequence ATGATCGATTCCCTCACCGCATTTTCTCAGCTCAACGCCTGCGACCTGGCGGATGTACTTCCGCGCTCCCAGGTGCTTGACCGGGCCATTGCGCCCTTGCTGCCCACCATGCCGCGTATCCTCGGTCCGGCCTATACCGTCCACTGCCCGGCGGGGGACAACCTGATGATGCATGCAGCGATTTATGCGGCGCAGCCGGGGTCAATCATTGTGGCTCGAAGCGAAGACGGGCTCAGCGCCATGGTCGGCGGAAACGTTTGTGCCATGGCCCAGCAGCGCGGCATCGTTGGCCTGGTGATCGACGGAGTCGTTAGGGACCTCGGCGAGATTCGAGAACTGGGTTTTCCTGTCTACGCTCGCGGACTCTGTCCGAAACCTGCCGCAAAAAAGCAGCCGGGTCCGGTAACGCCAACGGTTGACTGTGGGGGTGTCGACATTTCGCCGGGCGACCTGGTGCTGGCGGACGAAGAGGGTGTCGTGGCGCTGCCAAAAAACGAGGCAGCTCAGCTCCTCCAGGAGGCGCAGGAAAAGGCGGACCGAGCGGCGGCAACGCCCCTCGCCGATTGGGCAGCCAAGCATCAGCAGGTGATTGCCAAGGCGATGGGGGACGGCTGA
- a CDS encoding S41 family peptidase, which translates to MRKIKLGLMLLTLLPTLALSTSFDRALVQADLALARETLQRVHPGYDRYTSTLALDRMWQQLEGSLDEQVSFTEAYLGLSRILAAIRCDHTKVELPKTMEQARETSPLYLPFRFRLFNQDGSHRMYVSRPGGTALARGDEILTIDGTPVQDRLAAVAPYIPVDGFTDHVKSVVLASSSEFLGSGFDHFDPLLNDVAAQVVVKARSSDGVIRDLTLPRIGYAAFRDLTSGQRWGQNFSDPGVARIEFPTEKVAVLSVDTFVNYRKPVKPEAIYGPLFRQAAERGVETMILDLRRNGGGSTDAQLGLVTRLIDKPTFGARDVRVKTINLDGLRDHLDTWEKAALNPQPTQFNRRDDGWWSVKPEFGGVGGPLEPQADAFGGRLIVLTSRSNSSGSTSFVSVMQATGRATLVGESTGGSQEGPTAGIIFFLTLPNTGIVVRVPYQLTEQVTENPVYGRGFDPDIEAPETYESWLAGRDPALEAAIKLANSGMLAL; encoded by the coding sequence ATGCGAAAGATAAAGCTGGGGCTTATGCTCCTGACGCTGCTGCCAACGCTGGCGCTGTCGACGTCGTTTGATCGAGCGCTGGTTCAGGCCGATCTGGCGCTGGCCAGGGAAACGCTGCAGCGGGTGCACCCGGGATACGACCGTTATACCTCGACCCTCGCGCTGGATCGGATGTGGCAGCAGCTCGAGGGGTCACTCGATGAGCAGGTGAGTTTCACCGAAGCCTACCTCGGTCTGTCACGAATCCTCGCAGCCATTCGCTGTGACCACACAAAGGTGGAGCTGCCGAAGACCATGGAGCAGGCTCGGGAGACCTCACCGCTCTATCTCCCTTTCCGCTTCAGGCTGTTCAACCAAGATGGCAGCCATCGAATGTATGTTTCACGGCCTGGCGGTACGGCGCTGGCGCGGGGAGACGAGATTCTCACCATCGACGGCACGCCGGTGCAGGATCGGCTCGCCGCCGTTGCGCCCTACATACCGGTCGATGGCTTTACCGATCACGTCAAAAGCGTGGTGCTGGCATCGAGCAGCGAGTTTCTCGGCTCGGGCTTCGACCACTTCGACCCGCTGCTGAACGACGTCGCCGCACAGGTCGTTGTGAAAGCCCGTTCTAGCGACGGCGTGATCCGCGACCTCACCCTGCCCCGCATCGGCTACGCCGCTTTCCGGGACCTGACGTCGGGCCAGCGCTGGGGCCAAAACTTTTCCGATCCGGGGGTCGCACGCATCGAGTTTCCGACGGAAAAGGTTGCGGTGCTGTCGGTGGATACGTTCGTCAACTACCGCAAGCCCGTGAAGCCTGAAGCCATCTATGGACCGCTGTTTCGTCAGGCGGCCGAACGTGGGGTGGAGACTATGATTCTGGACCTGCGCCGCAACGGCGGCGGGTCCACCGACGCCCAGCTCGGCCTGGTCACCCGGTTGATCGACAAGCCGACATTTGGGGCGCGGGATGTCCGCGTGAAGACGATCAATCTCGACGGCCTTCGGGACCACCTGGACACCTGGGAAAAGGCGGCGCTCAACCCGCAACCAACTCAGTTTAATCGACGCGACGACGGCTGGTGGTCTGTGAAGCCGGAGTTTGGGGGCGTGGGTGGGCCGCTTGAACCGCAGGCGGATGCGTTCGGCGGTCGCCTGATTGTGCTCACGAGTCGCTCAAACTCCTCGGGCTCAACCTCCTTTGTGTCGGTGATGCAGGCCACCGGGCGCGCGACGCTGGTTGGGGAATCGACCGGCGGCAGCCAGGAGGGTCCAACCGCTGGCATCATCTTCTTTCTCACGCTGCCTAACACCGGCATCGTTGTGCGGGTGCCCTACCAGCTCACCGAACAGGTAACCGAGAACCCGGTTTACGGTCGGGGCTTCGACCCGGACATCGAGGCGCCGGAAACGTATGAATCGTGGCTTGCCGGGCGCGATCCGGCGTTGGAGGCTGCGATAAAGCTTGCAAACTCCGGCATGCTGGCGTTGTAG
- a CDS encoding diguanylate cyclase: MFLHYSSLTLLALAMAVFAWMAVTTLKQAREGVAWSLGIYFVLVLPGIGGAALQVVADDATTLAVAKVMMFFCRAGIPVALIALVFDMMGRPFRPRSLVLLSVIPVCTMLLALTNSAHGLLWSPQLDDGSGQLLVHPAWGPWYRFVHAPYSYLLLGSMMGIFFLRLSAVSAPQRRSMVLFLIISLGPMLTGLLHSFGIHLDRLWLPALSVSLTAPLFLWIINDLRDHRFRPVSYRELIEQIDDPVIGIDLADRVVSINHAASALFGMDRAALLGRPLPSESPVTIALASSLATGEPLLHDERWFDVRKSDVLADDGSPRGQTLICRDVTAENAAQEALATGEQLMRTIVEHASYGIVRLRRDWPTADGEPVAYRCVFANAAAAGWARVDADSLAGKDAGEILSLVLAGWRGDEATLARRIFSAAADGQVVSEDVELSGDRSKSWLRLEAEPVDNDLVLTLTDISSLMRRQLAAERKANSDYLTGILSRHGFEQAAQRVVESEAGGLVLFIDLDGFKQVNDQFGHSVGDRLLQIVSGRLVDTCRSQDLVGRFGGDEFVVLAAGLTPDTEQNLVDRVTDALSEAYQLDDQRVTCSASIGRARFPEHGETLESLLAHADRDMYRAKRAGAGGVVLSTEKRRA; this comes from the coding sequence GTGTTTTTGCACTACAGTTCGCTGACTCTTCTCGCGCTGGCGATGGCCGTGTTTGCCTGGATGGCCGTCACTACGCTGAAACAGGCGCGGGAAGGCGTTGCGTGGTCCCTTGGGATCTATTTTGTCCTTGTGCTGCCGGGGATCGGCGGTGCTGCGCTGCAGGTGGTGGCGGATGACGCGACCACCCTGGCGGTAGCCAAGGTCATGATGTTTTTCTGTCGCGCCGGCATTCCGGTGGCGCTGATTGCGCTGGTCTTCGACATGATGGGTCGACCCTTCCGGCCCCGGTCGCTCGTGCTGTTGAGCGTGATCCCGGTCTGCACGATGTTGCTCGCGCTGACCAACTCCGCTCACGGACTGCTCTGGTCGCCCCAGCTCGACGACGGCTCGGGCCAGCTGCTCGTCCACCCGGCCTGGGGGCCGTGGTATCGGTTTGTCCATGCGCCCTACAGCTACCTGCTGCTGGGCAGCATGATGGGCATCTTTTTCCTCCGCCTGTCGGCCGTATCTGCGCCGCAGCGCCGGTCCATGGTGCTGTTTCTCATCATCAGCCTGGGCCCGATGCTCACCGGCCTGCTGCACTCGTTCGGCATCCATCTCGACCGGCTGTGGTTGCCGGCACTTTCGGTTTCGCTAACCGCGCCGCTGTTCCTGTGGATCATCAACGACCTCCGCGACCACCGCTTCCGGCCGGTGTCCTACCGCGAGCTGATCGAGCAGATCGACGATCCGGTGATCGGAATCGACCTGGCTGATCGGGTGGTGTCGATCAACCACGCCGCCAGCGCGCTCTTCGGGATGGATCGAGCGGCGCTGCTCGGTAGGCCGCTGCCGTCGGAGTCACCCGTGACCATCGCGCTTGCCTCGTCGCTGGCTACCGGCGAGCCGCTGCTGCACGACGAGCGCTGGTTTGACGTGCGCAAGTCTGACGTGCTGGCCGACGACGGGAGCCCGCGGGGCCAGACGCTGATCTGTCGTGACGTCACGGCCGAAAATGCGGCGCAGGAGGCGCTCGCCACCGGTGAGCAACTGATGCGTACCATCGTTGAACACGCCTCTTACGGGATTGTTCGCCTGCGCCGCGATTGGCCGACCGCTGACGGTGAGCCGGTTGCCTACCGCTGCGTCTTTGCCAACGCTGCGGCGGCAGGCTGGGCGAGGGTCGATGCCGACAGCCTGGCCGGCAAGGACGCGGGGGAGATTCTGTCGCTGGTGCTGGCCGGATGGCGGGGTGACGAGGCGACCCTGGCTCGGCGAATCTTCTCTGCCGCGGCGGACGGTCAAGTGGTTTCCGAGGACGTGGAGCTCAGCGGCGATCGCAGCAAAAGCTGGCTTCGGCTCGAGGCGGAGCCGGTAGACAACGACCTTGTGCTGACGTTGACCGATATTTCGAGTTTGATGCGTCGGCAGCTCGCAGCGGAACGAAAAGCGAATTCGGACTACCTGACGGGCATCTTGAGTCGGCACGGGTTCGAGCAGGCCGCCCAGCGGGTGGTTGAGAGCGAGGCTGGTGGCCTGGTGCTATTCATCGATCTCGACGGCTTTAAGCAGGTGAATGATCAGTTCGGCCATTCGGTGGGTGATCGCCTGCTGCAGATTGTCTCCGGCCGGCTCGTGGACACCTGCCGCTCGCAGGATCTGGTTGGACGCTTTGGTGGCGATGAGTTTGTGGTGCTGGCGGCCGGCCTGACCCCGGACACAGAACAGAACCTGGTCGACCGGGTGACCGATGCCCTGAGCGAGGCCTACCAGCTGGACGATCAGCGCGTGACCTGTAGCGCGTCGATCGGGCGAGCCCGGTTCCCTGAGCATGGCGAAACGCTGGAATCGCTGCTGGCCCACGCAGATAGGGATATGTACCGAGCCAAGCGGGCCGGGGCTGGCGGGGTCGTGCTCTCCACCGAAAAACGCCGCGCTTGA
- the sfsA gene encoding DNA/RNA nuclease SfsA, translated as MSAMNMIIPHLQPLSRCRLVQRYDRFIYDVELEGGEVVKTHCVNPGRMEGLVRPGTTAWISAAPPNSKRKLKWTLELLELDGRYVGANTVVPNRIAESLVRARLIPGLKRWREVRREVPYGNRSRIDLMLSSGKSEHLVEVKNCHLVYPDHRAYFPDSVSERAAKHLRELAEQTSQGRRATVLFVLQRTDGKSLRPSRLHDPAFAEAATAAAAAGVRFRAAQIDPTPAGYHFIGMIPVDLKDYDPTDVEPYRDALKAYSGWKRRGKVT; from the coding sequence ATGAGCGCCATGAACATGATCATCCCACACCTGCAACCGCTCTCCCGATGTCGACTGGTCCAGCGATACGATCGCTTCATCTACGACGTTGAGCTCGAAGGCGGTGAAGTCGTCAAAACCCACTGCGTCAACCCAGGCCGGATGGAGGGCCTCGTGCGCCCCGGGACCACCGCCTGGATCTCCGCCGCCCCGCCGAACAGCAAACGCAAGCTGAAGTGGACCCTCGAGCTGCTGGAACTGGACGGGCGATACGTTGGCGCCAACACGGTGGTTCCTAACCGAATCGCCGAATCGCTGGTTCGGGCTCGCCTGATTCCCGGTCTCAAGCGCTGGCGCGAGGTGCGCCGGGAAGTGCCCTACGGCAACAGATCCCGGATCGACTTGATGCTGTCGAGCGGCAAGTCCGAACACCTGGTTGAGGTCAAGAACTGTCATCTGGTTTATCCCGATCACCGCGCCTACTTTCCAGACTCGGTCAGCGAGCGCGCCGCCAAACATCTGCGGGAACTCGCTGAGCAGACCAGCCAGGGGCGGCGTGCCACCGTTCTGTTTGTGCTGCAGCGAACCGACGGGAAATCGCTAAGACCGAGCCGGCTTCACGATCCGGCTTTCGCTGAGGCCGCCACCGCCGCCGCAGCAGCCGGGGTACGGTTCCGCGCGGCGCAAATCGATCCGACACCGGCGGGCTATCACTTTATCGGCATGATCCCTGTCGATCTCAAAGACTACGACCCGACCGACGTTGAGCCATACCGCGACGCGTTGAAGGCATACTCGGGCTGGAAGCGACGTGGCAAGGTGACTTAG
- a CDS encoding glutaredoxin domain-containing protein — protein sequence MKELPPYRVFWMPGCSSCLRTKEFLIEHGIVFESINVKEVPEALTELAELGFRSVPVMARGREGTYCQDLRDVAAFVGVAISEPALTPAQYVDKCQRVIDAACRYARQLSSGQLKGSFPGRDRPYSDLVYHIFMVINAFLESAQGGRLDYEWFERLTPEGVETGEQLAALGRQVSTQLAAWWDAAGGVLPDRLDTYYGQRRSLNVLERTTWHAAHHCRQLEALVKQFGFVPDGPLGDAELAGLPLPREVYDNEVSMS from the coding sequence GTGAAAGAACTGCCGCCCTACCGCGTTTTCTGGATGCCGGGCTGTTCCAGCTGTCTGCGGACCAAAGAGTTTTTGATCGAGCACGGTATCGTGTTCGAGTCGATTAACGTCAAGGAAGTCCCGGAAGCGTTGACCGAATTGGCGGAGCTGGGGTTTCGCTCGGTGCCGGTGATGGCCCGGGGAAGGGAAGGTACTTACTGTCAGGATCTTCGCGATGTGGCGGCTTTTGTGGGGGTGGCGATCAGTGAGCCTGCTCTGACGCCGGCGCAGTATGTGGACAAATGCCAACGCGTAATCGACGCTGCGTGTCGCTACGCCCGTCAGCTTTCCAGCGGGCAGCTCAAGGGAAGTTTTCCAGGTCGAGATCGACCCTACAGCGATCTGGTCTATCACATCTTCATGGTGATCAATGCATTCCTCGAATCGGCTCAGGGCGGCCGTCTGGACTACGAGTGGTTCGAGCGACTGACGCCCGAAGGCGTGGAAACCGGCGAGCAGCTTGCGGCGCTCGGTAGGCAGGTCAGTACGCAGCTCGCTGCCTGGTGGGATGCGGCGGGCGGCGTGCTGCCGGACCGGCTAGACACCTACTACGGCCAGCGGCGTTCGCTGAACGTTTTGGAACGAACCACCTGGCACGCGGCCCACCACTGTCGGCAGCTGGAAGCGCTGGTGAAGCAGTTTGGCTTTGTCCCCGATGGACCGCTGGGCGACGCCGAGCTCGCGGGGCTGCCGCTGCCCCGCGAGGTTTATGACAACGAAGTCTCGATGAGTTGA
- a CDS encoding TIR domain-containing protein: MADVFISYSRQDRASVETLASALNARGLDVFWDRDIGAGADFAQTIEREIDAARQVVVVWSESATESQWVRDEAELAQSQGKLVPTSLDGTLGPLGFRQLQTLDLSGWFRQRDAGSLEELVRRIDQTPADRPQTQQAPVAQASLATGRSWVVGAALAFVLAMGWQWWRTSSEAPAPPGAVSPSASVAVAVIPFRSLTPDGSDELFADGLSEELLHRLAAVRGLAVPGRSSAFRFKQTTEKPQSMGRQLDVDYLVEGTVRRSGEALRITASLVEVSSGFTQWSQNFDREMADLFEIQDGIAEAVVSELLGAISYDEVAKASYQSNSPQAHASYLEGRALWRSREQGALTRFERALEQDPEHALAHAYRAIVAAYYEQGPSAAASQSLAKAATLEPDHPDILFAQAWVAEMSGIEDAASLEDNYRQALRANPRHVEALYASFRISGDITLLESALAIDPAHLPVRASLAYRYYVDGNRAAAASSLVQSLTTYPELSPASLGDTAKGFGDFDTFIRLIFSDPARSLADPWSRSVFAATLMELGAVPEARFVVDRGTDHYSLSIRAKLREDWEAYRDAVSSPQVPPVFRPFALALGFYEVGRYDDALRELTARWPEVFAEQPEFREGRFGSEGDWVALFGIDLLERTGAKNRARALAESLLTKMLEYPDVISWRYDFQSALVHAKLGQLEAAVAALSNAREHGFRYPLTYGCDACLWPEISRPDGFLQPILADPRVQDMLDELQRSNAEALQEIERRYGALSHVRALMAEEG, encoded by the coding sequence ATGGCTGACGTTTTCATCTCCTACAGCAGGCAAGACCGGGCATCCGTCGAAACGCTGGCGTCAGCGCTCAACGCACGGGGGCTGGACGTTTTCTGGGATCGCGACATCGGGGCCGGCGCGGACTTTGCCCAAACGATTGAAAGAGAGATCGACGCGGCGCGGCAGGTTGTGGTCGTCTGGTCAGAAAGCGCTACGGAATCCCAGTGGGTTCGGGACGAGGCTGAACTCGCGCAGAGCCAGGGCAAGCTGGTGCCGACCTCCCTGGACGGCACGCTGGGGCCGCTGGGTTTTCGCCAGCTTCAAACGCTGGATCTGTCCGGCTGGTTCAGACAGCGGGATGCGGGCTCCCTGGAAGAGCTGGTGCGTCGAATCGATCAAACGCCTGCAGACCGCCCGCAGACCCAGCAAGCCCCGGTGGCGCAAGCGAGCCTGGCAACGGGACGAAGCTGGGTCGTGGGCGCCGCACTGGCGTTCGTCCTGGCTATGGGCTGGCAGTGGTGGCGTACGAGCAGCGAGGCGCCGGCGCCACCGGGCGCCGTATCCCCTTCAGCTTCGGTGGCGGTTGCTGTCATTCCCTTTCGGAGCCTGACACCTGACGGCAGCGACGAGTTGTTTGCTGACGGCCTATCTGAGGAACTGCTCCATCGGCTGGCTGCCGTACGTGGACTGGCGGTCCCAGGCCGGTCGTCGGCATTTCGCTTCAAGCAAACCACTGAGAAGCCACAGAGTATGGGTCGCCAGCTCGATGTGGACTATCTGGTGGAGGGGACGGTGCGTCGATCCGGCGAGGCGCTACGGATAACGGCCTCGCTGGTCGAAGTCAGCAGTGGCTTCACCCAGTGGTCGCAAAATTTCGATCGGGAAATGGCGGATCTGTTTGAAATCCAAGACGGTATCGCGGAGGCCGTCGTGAGTGAGCTGTTGGGGGCGATCAGCTACGACGAGGTGGCCAAGGCCAGCTATCAATCAAACTCGCCGCAGGCCCACGCGAGCTACCTGGAGGGCCGGGCGTTGTGGCGCAGTCGCGAGCAGGGCGCTTTGACACGTTTTGAACGGGCGCTCGAGCAGGACCCGGAGCATGCACTGGCCCACGCTTACCGGGCCATCGTGGCCGCCTACTATGAGCAGGGCCCATCAGCGGCCGCAAGCCAGTCGCTTGCCAAAGCAGCGACGCTCGAACCCGACCATCCCGACATCCTGTTTGCCCAGGCCTGGGTCGCGGAGATGTCCGGTATCGAAGATGCGGCCAGTCTGGAGGACAACTATCGCCAGGCCCTGCGTGCCAATCCCCGTCACGTGGAAGCGCTCTACGCGAGCTTTCGGATCAGCGGGGATATCACGCTGCTGGAGAGCGCGCTGGCGATAGACCCGGCTCACTTGCCGGTTCGAGCGTCGCTGGCCTATCGCTACTATGTGGACGGCAACCGCGCCGCGGCCGCGAGCTCTCTTGTGCAGAGCCTTACGACCTACCCGGAGTTGTCGCCAGCCAGCCTCGGCGATACGGCAAAAGGTTTTGGGGATTTTGACACCTTTATCCGTCTGATTTTTAGCGATCCTGCACGTTCTCTGGCTGATCCCTGGTCGCGGTCGGTATTCGCTGCAACGCTGATGGAACTTGGCGCGGTGCCTGAAGCCCGGTTTGTGGTGGATCGCGGAACCGATCATTACAGCCTATCCATCCGCGCCAAGCTCCGCGAGGACTGGGAGGCGTATCGGGACGCGGTGAGCAGCCCGCAGGTACCACCTGTCTTTCGCCCGTTCGCCCTGGCGCTGGGATTCTATGAAGTGGGTCGGTACGACGATGCCCTGAGGGAGCTGACGGCGCGCTGGCCCGAGGTGTTCGCCGAGCAGCCGGAGTTTCGAGAGGGACGGTTCGGCAGCGAAGGCGACTGGGTGGCGCTGTTCGGCATTGATCTTCTCGAGCGGACCGGCGCGAAGAACCGGGCACGGGCGCTTGCCGAAAGCCTGCTCACAAAAATGCTGGAGTATCCGGATGTCATCAGCTGGCGCTACGACTTCCAGTCAGCGTTGGTCCACGCAAAGCTCGGTCAGCTCGAAGCGGCGGTCGCAGCGCTTTCGAACGCCCGCGAGCACGGTTTCAGATACCCGTTGACCTACGGCTGCGACGCCTGTCTGTGGCCTGAGATCTCCCGCCCCGACGGTTTTCTTCAGCCGATCCTGGCAGATCCGCGCGTGCAGGACATGCTGGACGAGCTCCAGCGCAGCAACGCGGAAGCCCTGCAGGAAATTGAGCGTCGCTACGGGGCGCTCAGTCATGTTCGCGCGTTGATGGCTGAGGAAGGCTAG